A stretch of the Nicotiana tabacum cultivar K326 chromosome 6, ASM71507v2, whole genome shotgun sequence genome encodes the following:
- the LOC107811580 gene encoding putative clathrin assembly protein At1g03050 codes for MAPSKLRKAIGAVKDRTSISLAKVGGSNCLSDLEVAIVKATRHEEYPPEERHIREILSLTAYSRANICACVDNISRRLGKTKNWVVALKSVMLIHRLLSDGDPSYEQEIFFATRRGTRLLNMSEFRDSKSNSWDYSALVRTYSLYLDEQLEYRMQSRRGKRSAYAYDEDLEEIGPNAIMVKPTPLREMKNEDIFSRIQYLMQLLERFLACRPAGLAKTNRIVFVALYPLVKESFQLYYEITEIITILIDKFHELSIPDSVKVHEIFCRINKQYHELEQFYIWCKTVGIGRSSEYPDIENIPQKKLDLIDAFIREKPILEQNGNAMRYEPKREQVEKAQEPESELEPQQEQDMNAIKALPPPEGIPEETNQEEKTEVVKTQEVGNLLNLSEDAPTMEEHGNQLALALFDGGPETAAPSTTSPWEAFKDSGDWETALVQHTSHLSNQKASLAGGFDTLMLDGMYQQGAVAQVVASSGVVATGSASSVAFGSAGRPAMLALPAPPSAGSGPNTAGTSTDPFAASLAIAPPPYVQMSEMEKKQRLLVEEQVMWQQYQRDGMHGQIGLATAQPNPCAYNMGGYTKTF; via the exons ATGGCACCAAGCAAGCTTAGAAAAGCTATTGGCGCTGTCAAGGACCGGACAAGCATAAGCTTGGCCAAAGTTGGAGGCAGCAACTGCTTGTCTGACCTAGAAGTTGCCATTGTCAAGGCGACTAGACACGAAGAGTACCCGCCCGAGGAGAGGCACATTCGAGAGATTCTAAGCTTGACTGCTTATTCTCGAGCCAACATCTGTGCTTGTGTCGATAACATCTCTAGACGTCTTGGCAAGACAAAGAACTGGGTTGTGGCGCTCAAGTCAGTAATGTTGATCCATAGGTTACTCTCCGATGGTGATCCCTCTTATGAACAGGAGATTTTCTTCGCCACGAGACGGGGAACCAGGCTTCTTAACATGTCTGAGTTTCGAGACTCCAAATCCAATTCATGGGACTATTCTGCACTTGTCCGTACCTATTCATTGTACCTTGATGAACAACTTGAGTATAGGATGCAAAGCCGCCGTGGAAAGCGTAGCGCCTATGCCTACGACGAAGATTTAGAGGAAATTGGTCCTAATGCCATCATGGTGAAACCTACTCCATTGAGGGAAATGAAGAATGAGGACATTTTCTCAAGAATCCAATACCTCATGCAACTCCTTGAGCGATTCTTAGCATGTAGACCCGCAG GTTTGGCAAAGACCAACAGAATTGTATTCGTGGCTCTCTATCCACTTGTGAAGGAAAGTTTCCAACTATACTACGAAATAACGGAAATAATAACTATCTTGATCGATAAGTTCCATGAACTATCAATCCCCGACTCTGTGAAGGTTCATGAGATTTTCTGCCGTATTAACAAGCAATACCATGAGCTTGAACAATTCTACATTTGGTGTAAAACTGTTGGAATTGGACGCTCTTCTGAATATCCAGATATTGAGAACATTCCACAGAAGAAACTTGACCTTATCGATGCATTTATACGGGAGAAACCCATATTGGAACAGAATGGGAATGCAATGCGTTATGAACCAAAGAGAGAGCAGGTTGAAAAAGCTCAAGAGCCAGAGTCAGAGTTAGAGCCTCAACAGGAACAGGACATGAATGCAATTAAGGCATTACCACCACCAGAGGGAATTCCTGAAGAAACAAATCAAGAAGAAAAGACAGAGGTAGTAAAAACCCAAGAAGTAGGCAACTTGTTGAACTTGAGTGAAGATGCACCAACTATGGAAGAGCATGGAAATCAATTGGCTTTAGCCCTCTTTGATGGTGGTCCAGAAACTGCTGCTCCTTCTACAACTTCACCATGGGAAGCGTTCAAAGATTCAGGGGATTGGGAAACAGCACTAGTTCAGCACACGAGCCATTTATCAAACCAGAAGGCTTCCCTTGCTGGAGGCTTCGACACATTAATGCTAGACGGAATGTATCAACAAGGAGCAGTAGCTCAGGTGGTAGCCAGCTCAGGTGTTGTAGCTACTGGAAGTGCTAGCAGCGTCGCGTTTGGATCAGCCGGTCGGCCGGCAATGTTAGCCTTGCCTGCACCTCCATCGGCAGGTAGTGGACCTAACACAGCCGGGACAAGCACTGACCCTTTTGCAGCGTCACTGGCAATAGCTCCACCACCATATGTTCAGATGTCAGAAATGGAGAAGAAACAGAGACTATTAGTAGAAGAGCAGGTAATGTGGCAACAATATCAAAGAGATGGAATGCATGGACAAATAGGATTAGCAACGGCACAACCAAACCCTTGTGCATACAATATGGGAGGATACACAAAAACCTTCTAG